In Candidatus Dadabacteria bacterium, the DNA window CGGTTCTTAACTGGGGCAGGTTCTCCGGAGACTTCAGGTACAAGGTTCTGAAGCCGATGTTCGTCAATTTTCTGATGGCAACAAACGTGTTCGACATGCCCGCGTCCCTGTTTGCCCGGTATCTGGAGTTCTTTGATATAGAAACCTCAACACCAATGCAAACATGGGAGATGGGCACACGGCGCATATACGAGGAAATGTCAGCCGGATTTCGGGACAAGATATACCTGAACAGGCCCGTGAAGAAAGTGTATCGGCGTGCATCCGGTGTGGTCATTGAAGATGAAAATGGAACCACGGAGACATTTGACGATGTGGTCTTTGCGTGCAACGCGAACCAGACATTGATGATTCTGGACAATCCGACCTTACTGGAGAGTTTTCTTCTTTCTTCGATTCGTTACGAGAGCGAATTGCACAACCATACGATTGTCCATTCGGATGCCTCAGTTCTCCCGGACAACGCTGTCAAGCCCCTCGAAACCCGGAGCAACCACATTGAACAGTACGGTGTGAGACCCGATAACTATGAAATTACCTACATCATGCACAACCAACAACCCTGGGCAAATAAATCGGACAAGCCATGCCTGGTGACCTACAACCCGATCAGTCGTATCAACGAAGAAAAAATCGTAAAGAAATGGTGGTTTCAGCATATCGTACACGATGTGTTTCACGTAGCTTTTCTGGTTAATCTGTTTGGTTTCGTTCAGGGCAGGAAAAGAACCTGGCACTGTGGTGCTCATACTCTGATCAACAGTCAAGAGACATGTTTTGTTTCCGGCCTCGTTACGGCAAGACAACTTGGAGCAGACTATCCGTTTCAGGATTCCGAAGCGAGGAAGTGGTTTAACTTCTACGGACGTATGATGTACGGATGGCGCCTCAGAAAGGCGTAAAACAGCCCCGGCAAGTCGTCAGTAGTCGTCATCGTCATCGTCGGATTCATTGAGGTTATCGAGGGCCTCGACCGCTTCGATGTGCAGTATCCGTTCGTAAGCGTCCTTCGCCGGTAACCCGATGGAGCGCATCAGCAGATTCCGCGCCTTCTCCTGGTATTTAAAATCTTCCAGCGCTATTAAGCCGAGTGCGTACTGCAGAGACACAGCTTTTGCATTGGGAGCCAGGGCAAGAGCCCTTTCGAAGGAAGCAATGGCATCCTTTTTCCGCGCACCGTAGACGGTGCGGGCCATGAACGAACCCATTGCGCCAACCAATTCCGAATGCCACCGCCCCAGGCTGAGATGTGCCGCCACCAATTTGGGATTAATTCGAAGCGCGGTTTCCGTGGATTCGCGTATTTTTTCCGCCTCTCCCGCTGCTTCGAATATGCCTACAGTCTCCGCACGCCGTCCGATAGCACGCGCCAGCTGCAGATGGGCATCCGCATTATTGGGATTGGAGATAACCGCCTTCCTTGCCAGCGTTACGGCGCGCTCAAGCAACTCTTTCTTCTCGCCTTCTTTGGCAATGTAGTTGGCGTGGACTGACAGCGACTCTGCAGAGAGCGCGAACCCCTGTGAAGTCCCGAGGCTTTCACTGATCCGGGCTGCCTCGGCGAATCGCCCCTGTGTATAGGCCGCCTTTGCCTCGTCAATGGTTTTTGCGTGGGCGACACCGATTGGCGGCAGGACGTATACAAAAGCCAAGCAGCAGAAAAAAAACAGGCATACAGTATTAACCGGATAGTGTTTATTGCAACTGTTCATTTTAACGGCTCCAGAGTAATTGGGGTCTGCCAGAAAACCGAACGTTCGTACACATTATGTAGCGTACCAACCACAAGAGTTATATTCAAATCTGGTATGCGGAAGTTATTCCTAAATGCGTTTGCCATAAAACAACTGCGGTTTCCGTGGATTTCTTAGTGTTCGACACAGGTATTTTGCCGAGTCAAGTATATGATTCCCTGTACATAACTTAGTGTAATCAGGTATATAATTACCGATTTAGCAATTAAATTAGGCCCTAAATGGCAAGGTAGGTTCTGAATGGACGACGGCAAAATCCGAATTTTAGTTGTCGATGATGAAATAGATTTAGAACAGCTTATGCTGCAGAGAATGCGGCGTGAAGTTCGCCGCGGTCGTTACGAATTCGAATTTGCACACAACGGTGTGGAGGCTCTCGAACGTCTACGCAACGACGACGGGTTCGATATTGTGCTGTCTGATATCAACATGCCCGTTATGGACGGGTTGACATTGTTGGCACAGATACCGGACGTAGACCCTGATATTCGTGCCGTAATGGTCTCCGCATACGGCGATATGGAGAATATACGGACTGCCATGAACCGCGGGGCATTCGACTTCGTTACCAAGCCGATAGACTTCACGGACCTGAAGACTACAATTGAACGTACGATTGAAAACCTTGCTATGTGGCGTAAAGCACTGAGTGCGCGCGACAAACTCGTAACTCTCCAGAACGAGCTTGATGTGGCAAGGACAATGCAGCAGGACATTCTTCCGAAATCCTTTCCGACTTCTGAAACATTTGATCTGTACGCAAGCATGGTTCCGGCTCTTTCCGTAGGCGGCGACTTTTTCGATGTTTATGAATTTAGTGATGGCCGGGTTGGAGTTGCAATAGCTGATGTGTCGGGCAAAGGAGTGCCCGCGGCAATGTTCATGATGGCCAGTCGTACATTGTTGAAGGCTTGCGCGGCAATTTCCACCTCTCCAGCCGCCGTGCTGGAACAGGTAAATACGATGTTGGCGGAGGACAACGATGCCATGACATTCGTAACCCTGTTATATGGCATTTACGATCCTGGAACGAAAGAATTCGTCTACGCAAACGGCGGACATAATCCGCCAGTCATTGTCAAACCGAATCTGACAACTGAACTGTTGGAGTCAACGGGAGGAGTTGCTCTAGGCGTGATGCCGAATTTCAAATATGAGGAAAATACAGTCACCATCGAGTCGGGTTCCATGATCGTGTTCTACACTGACGGAGTAGTAGAAGCTGAAAAAAAAGATAAGGAATTATTCGAAATGGACAGGTTTTGTGAAATTTTCCAAAGCGGCACTTTCAAGAACTCCGAGGAAGTTACGAATGAGGTATTCGAGACGGTCAAAGAGTTCGCTGGTGAAAATCCCCAATCTGACGATATAACCTGTCTAGTTCTGCGGACAACATAATGGGTAAAGACGGTAAGATGCAAGCTTCACGTACGTTGATCGTTTCCAATCGGACGGAAGAAATCCAGACAATTGCAGTAGCGCTGGAGGAATTTTTTGAACAACAGGGTCTCCCCTCCGAATCGTTGTTTCCCACACAACTCTCCTTGGAGGAGATCTTCACTAACGTGGCCAGCTATGCGCATGATGATGATCAGGAACATGAAGTGGAAATTATATTCTCAAGAGAAGACGAAACCATAACTGTTGAGGTGCTGGATGACGGAGTTCCCTTTAATCCGCTAGAAGAGGCGCCGGAGCTTGATGTCGAAAGTTCGCTTGAAGACCGCCGTATTGGTGGAGCAGGAATAATGCTCGCAAAGCAACTGATGACGGAGTTGCGCTATCAACGCAACAGTGATCGTAATCATCTGACTATGATCAAGAAAATTTAGCAAAGATAAAATGCGGTTATTAAGCAGACTGTCTCTCAAAAAAGTGATTGCCGCCTCAATAGTTGCAATACTGGCAACCGCAGCATCGGGGGAAGCCCAACAGCAAACACACGCTGTGCCGGGCGTATACAGTGATCGCATTGTCTTTGGGCAGTCCGCCGCCTTCAGTGGTCCGGCCGGCAAACTTGGTAAAGGCATGCAAGCCGGCATTCTTTCCGCGTTTAAAGAGGTTAATGACCGGGGTGGCGTTAACGGACGTCGTCTGGAACTGCAATCAATGGATGACGCATACGAACCGGAAGCGGCAATTGTAAATACGCGGCGACTGATTGGTGAAAATGTTTTCGCACTCATCGGCGCAGTTGGCACTCCTACGTCCAAAGCTGCGGTACCCGTCGCGGAGGAACACGATGTACCTTACATAGCGCCTATGACCGGCGCGGAATTCCTGCGTGACAGCGCACTCCGGACAGTAATCAATCTTCGGGCTTCGTATTATCAGGAAACCGAGGAGATGGTAGAACGATTGACGACCGATCTCGGAATTAATCGCATCGCCATTCTCCATCAGGATGACTCATTCGGTCGTGCTGGTCTGAATGGAATCCTTCTTGCTCTTGAGCGTCGCAAACTTTCTGCTATCGAAACGGGAATATTTCCCCGCAATACTGTCGCGATAAAGACGGCCCTTCTTGATTTGCACGCTACCGGACCGGAAGCTGTGATTATTATTGGTCCCTACAAGCCAACTGCGACATTTATTAAGTGGGCGCGCCACATCGGTATGAATTCCATTTTTATGACACTTTCTTTCGTAGGCAGTAGTGCCTTGGCAAGCGAACTGGGTGATCAAGGGACCGGAGTTCTGGTTACCCAGGTGGTTCCTTTTCCAACCGGAAACACGGTGCCTGCCTCCGCTTCCTATCGTGCTGCGCTCAAGGCGTACGACCCGGCGGCAAAACCCGGATTTCTATCGTATGAAGGATATTTAGCAGGGCGTTTGGTTATCTATGTGTTAGATAATTGCGGCAAACAGGTTAACCGCGATTGCATCGACGCGGTGCTGCGGACTGGCAACAACATTAATTTGGATGGCTTCACCTTGCAATATAGCAAGAATGATAATCAAGGTTCAGACAGCGTGTTCCTGACGATTATTGGTCCTGATGGCCAGTATACGCCACTCACGTCTCTAACCTCCACGACGATACTGACCGACGGTTTGCATATACAAAAGAATTGAGATAAGCGGAATGTTTTCAAAACTCTGGAACCGAATTTCTACGCAACTTTATATAAGTTACGCAGGCGCCGTAGTACTCATCATCATCGTCAGTTTGATGGCTCTTTTCTTCCTTAGCCAAATCGGCAAAGTTCAGCAAACCGTTAATGAAAAGAACATACCCGAGATGACATCGGCGTTTGCAATTGCCCAGCAGACAGCCATGCTCGTCGCCGCTGCTCCCCGACTCACCGCGAGCACGCCTGAGCAGTTCAGGACCGTTGTCGGGACGGTCGACCTGCAGGCGGATGCATTTAAAACACAACTCTCGGCAATGATGGAAAACCAGGGAGAAAGCGAACAAGCGCGGCAGATTCAATCCGACGGGGTCGCCATAATCCAGAACATTGAGCGAATCAAACTGCTTGTCAGGAAACGTTTTGACCTTCGCGAGAGCAGTCTCAATCTCAGAGACGAGCTCCGGGGTATCCAAAGTAAAATAACGCCGATTATAATTAACGAAATAGACGATCAGATGTTCTATTTAATGACCGGACACCGGTCTCTTGATGCAGTACAATCTCCTCGCTCGGTTCATTTCTCCGAACCGGAATTCCTGATCTATCGTCGCCTGTTTGAACTCCGCGAAGCGGCTGTAGTCGCTTCACAGTTGCTCGCAACCACGTTTGTAGTGACCGATGCGGCCATGCTGCAGCCATTGCGAGAACGGTTTGAAGCCGCAGCCGGTAGCACCAGCCGATCTCTTGACGCGCTTGAGAAATACGAACAGGAGGGAGGCGACCTTCATGACCAGCTGTCTGGGATTTTCGAAGACCTGGTCTCATTCGGCAAAAGGGAAAACAACGGATTCGACCTGCGCAGTCGGGAACTTGCAGTTGACGATGAATTATCCGCCCTGCTTCTCAAGAATCAGGTTTTGGGAATTGACATCGTAGCGCGAGTAGAAAGCGTTGTAAACGATTCGAGCATAGCTGCAGGGGAGATGGCGAGCAAAGCGGCTGCAGTAACTGCCACCAGCACGAAGGTACTACTGGCTTTCAATATTGTTACTATAAGTGGTGGAATCTTGTTTGGATGGCTACTTGTACATCGTCGTCTGATTCAGCGTCTGGAGCGGATATCCAGTCAAATGCAAGAAATGGCTGATGGCAACCTGGAAATAGCCGTCGACACCAGAGGTAATGACGAAATCGCGCAATTAGCCAAGGCGCTTGAGGTGTTCCGATATAACGCACTGGAAGTACAGCGCCTTAATCTTGTAGAAACGCTCGCCAACCAGCTGCAAGAAAAAAACGAGGAACTGGCACATACTAACGAAGAGTTGGAACGGGCGCAGGACCAGATCGTGATGCGAGAGAAACTTGCTGCGCTTGGCCAGTTGACAGCCGGGGTCGCGCACGAAATCAAAAATCCAATGAACTTCATCATGAACTTCTCAGAGGTTTCACAAGAGCTGCTGGAAGAACTGCTGGAAGAGGTAGCCAAAATGGAGGCTAATGGGGAGGCGAAAGAGGAATACGATCCAGAGTTAGTCGAGGAAGTAGCCGAGGATTTGACAGGAAATCTGAAGCGCATTCACGAGCACGGAACTCGTGCGAACCGAATTATAACAGACATGCTCAAGATGGGCCGTGGTGGCGGGGAATGGCAACCAACTGACCTCAACATACTGCTTAACGACCATGCACTGCTCGCGTTCCACAGCGCTCGCGCCGCCGACCCTGACTTCCAGCTAGAAATCCAGGAAGACTACTCGCCGGATATAGGCGAGATCACGGTGCAACCGCAGGACATCGGCCGGGTTTTCCTAAATCTGGTAACCAATGCCTGCTATGCCGCGGATGAAAAACGAAAAATGCTGGCTGCTGCCGACGATGCGTCGAAGAAGGATTATCAACCAACGCTTAGTCTGAGTACGCGGTTGGTTGATGACCATATTGAGGTACATGTTCGTGACAATGGAACCGGCATTCCCGAATCTGCGTTGGAGCGTATCTTTAATCCGTTCTATACAACGAAGCCCACGGATAAGGGGACAGGCCTGGGATTATCGCTCTCCAACGACATAGTACGACAGCACGGTGGTGAGTTTCGCGTAGAAACGGAGGAAGGCGAATACACAGATATGATTGTTGTCTTGCCGCTTGACCCCGTAGCTAACCAAGTAACTGACACTTCAGGAGAAGGAGCAGAAGGCGAGGACCCGGCAACTGCTTCTTTGTAACAAGGTTTAACCCGTTATTGTAGCTATAGCATCGGAACGAGATTCGAGCACATTAATGATTTTGTCGAAACCCGCAATCTCGAAGATTTCTTTTATGGGACCGGGCAAGGAACACAGCATGAACCTCGTCTTTTTACCTTGAAGTGTTTTTGCAATAAGCAGAATTGAACGCAATCCCGCACTACTGATATAGGACAGCTTTTCAAGATCCAGAACGACGGGATTGTCAGAACCGCCAATTTCCTTGTCCAGATTTTCGTGGAACTCCTGCGCGTTCATACCATCAATCCGGCCAGCTACGCTTATTATCAGGACTCCATCAATCTGATCGGCCTGTAACTCAAGTTGGTTGTTTTGAGTGCTCATTCTCCACCAATAACAACAATCTATCTGACTATAGAGTAACAATCAAGATAGAACTTTTATATAGCAATAGCGAGCACAATGCCGGAATATTTCAGAGGACGCAACCCCAGGAATCCAGGATTGGGCAGGTGCTGCAGTTTTTCTACCTTGCGCAGCTAAACACACGTATCCGGGGATCGTAACGGCACGCGCGGCAAGCACGGTGCCAATCGGGCCTAATGGGGTTTGCGAGCCAGGAAACAGTACAGCGGCGTGAAGATACCGGTTTTACCACCATTGACATAGGCATCAGCGGTCTGGTCCAAGGATCGGAAGACTTCTGCGGAACCCTTCGGAAACAACCCAACCATTTCGGCCAGCTTTGATCCTGCGACCAACACTCTGCGGCCGTGGGGAAGCCTGAACAAGGCGCTACCCAACATCCCGTGTCGACTCTCTATGGGTTGATACCATGGTGTGGATGCCTCCCCCTCCGAGGCGCCCAGGTCCTTCCCCTCGATGATGTGGAACCCTGCCGCTTCAAGCGCTTGATTCACTTCCCCGAACGTGGCGATGTCCTTTAGTGCAATGCCGCGCTTGAGATCGCGCTTGAGGTCCCAGTGCCGGCTGTCATTCGGATCGAACTTGTCCGTCAGACACATTTCATGCCCCCAGAACAGGGCTCCGGGTTTCAGTACGCGGAATATCTCTTCGAACGCACCTTGCTTGTCCGGCGCATGGCACGTTGACTCGATGGCATAACCCCGGTCGAAAGTTGCGTCTTCAATGACGCTCATATCCATGAAGCTGCACGCTAGGTAATCGACCATGTGGTCGAGCCCCGCCTCGGCATTCAATTTTTTCGTCTTTTCCAACTGGATTTTGTTGATGTTGATCCCGACAACCCGGACACCGGCCTCACGAACGACACGGCGCATCGGGCCGCCGATTCCACAACCAACATCAACCACCGTCATGCCCTGCTGCAAATCCAGCTTGTCGATCATCAACCGCTGATAGCGGATTTTGGAGTCCTCCAGGGTCTCATTCGGCGCGAGAGGTGCGAAGTGCAGGGACTCACCCCAACTCCATACCATGAGCTCACTGTAAAGATCGTAGTAGTCTTTGACCAGTTGGGCGTGGTCGTAATCGCCCGAGTCAACGGCTTCGGGCGTCGCTCGCTCCATCCAACTCTCGAAGTCTTGCACGCGACGGGCGATGTTGGAACCCCGGTACGCATCCCTGAGTTTTTTCGGTAGCTTGCCTATATCCATGGCATGGTTTACCCCTTTCCCTCAGTTTTTTGGAGGGCGGAGATAGAGAACCCTGCTTCATGAGGATTCCCACTGAGATTATTCTCTTCCGTTCTCATCCATCCTTGGAAAAGTTTCAAAATTGGGCTCGAAATGCGTTACCCCGCTTTATCGTAGACCTTGGGGCGGCTTGATAACGGGCCAGTCAGAATAAGCCTGTCATTCCTGCCTACACCTTAATACAGACGGTCGCTCCTGTCAATACAAAGGAATCTTTGTATTAGTGATAAACCAATTGTCCGGTTTCTTAACAAATGAACTCAGACCGTGGGGATATCGAGAGAGAAGTCGTAAAAAAATGGACCGACCGTTAGAAACACGTGTGTTTTCTTGTGGAAGAGATGAAAAAGCCAATTCCCGGGATTGCATCCCCCAGAATATCCCGGTATTATTTTTTGTTGCGACATGAAAGTCCCATCTTGTTTGTCGCGCTATCATTATCCATTGTGTTCAGCAATATTGCACTGCCAAGGCGGATAGGGCCGGACATGGCAAAGTGAAGGGAAAATGCCAGATCTGAAACCTATACATATTGCGTAATTCTGCATGATCGTATGAACCTGGAATCTTGCATCTCAATGATCGTCACCCGCCGCTGGCTGACCATTGTGCTCTCTTTGCTTGTTATGCTGATCCTTGCTGCGGGAGCCACGCGCTTGATTGTGGTGGACGTAGATTTCCGCAACCACTTCAGTAAATCCGACCCACACCTCCTTGCACTCGAACAGCTTGAAGAGACATATGCGCTGTCCGATGTTGTATTGGTTGCCGTAGCGCCGCATAACGGCACCATTTTCACACGGGAAACGCTTGTTGCCATTGAAGAGATGACTAAGCAGCTTTGGCGCACCCCGTACGCCACCCGCGTCGACTCTATTTCAAACTATACGCACAGCGAGGGATTCGAAGATGAGCTGGTTGTTGAGCAGCTTATCGACGAAGCCAGTTCCCTGAGCGATACCGATATACAACGAATCATGGATATCGCGCTCGGCACTGAGGAAGTTGCCGGGCGATTCGTCTCCCGTGACGGACGAGTTGCAGGCCTGGTTGTCAGTATTATTCTTCCTGACGACAATAGGGAATTGGCCAAGCGAGAGGTCACCGACTACCTGTATGAAACTGTTGCCGACGCCGGGGAGAAATATACATCCACCGACTACCACCTTTTAGGTGGACTCATCCTCAATCGTGTCATAGGTGACGCGATTGACGATGAAACTGCCATCCTTGGGCCCATTGCTCTTGGAACCATGCTGCTTGTCGCCTTGATTCTGATACGTTCGATATGGGGGACACTTGCCATTGTGCTGATGATTACTGCCGTCATCCCATCCGCGCTGGGCTTTGCCGGGTGGACAGGCTTAAAGCTGTTTGGTGAAAGCGGTGCCGCAATGTTTGTACTGATGGCTGTGACCGTCGCTCACTCCGTGCACATTATTGAGGCAATGGCCGTGGGCTTACGCCAGGGCATGACGAGAACAGAGGCGGCAATCTATGCCGTGCGAGTGGACGTGTGGCCTATTTTCCTTACCTCGTTCACAACCGCAATCGGATTTCTGAGCCTGAATTTCGTAGATATGCCGCCGTTTAAGGTCATGGGCAACATCGTGGCGTTCGGTTCCGTGTGCGCTTTTGTCTTTTCGGTGACCCTGTTGCCCGCATTCCTGTCACTATTACCTATTCGTCCCCGGAAGATACGCGAAAACAAACAGGATTTTTTCGATCGTCTCGGCCGTTTTGTCATCTCCTATCGTACGATCCTTCTGTGCTCCTTTGGCATTATGACTGTCTTTCTGGTTGCCGGCATTTCCAAGATTGAACTTAGGGAGAACTGGCTTGAGGTTCTTGATGAGAGTTACGAGTTCCGGCGATCCGCGGATTTTCTGAGCGAGAATTTCCCTGGAGTGGAAACCTATGAGTACTCTCTGGATTCCGGCCGTGAAGGCGCCGTAACGGACATAGAATACCTAAAACAGGTCGAGTCGTTTGCGGACTGGTACCGGGAGCAACCGGAATTTGTCCATATCTTCTCAATTGCCGACATCATGAAGCGTCTGAACAAGAACCTGCATGGTGATAACCCGGATTACTACGTGCTTCCTGACGATCCCGAACTTGCTGCGCAGTATCTTTTGCTTTACGAATTCTCTCTTCCGGTAGGCCGTGACCTTAACAACCTGATCGACCATGACCGGAGGGCAACACGCGTAACGGTCTCAGTGAAAAGTATGTCCAGCAAGGAAAAGATTGATCTTGACGATCGTTCACGTGAGTGGCTGCGCCAAAATGCCCCCGGCATGGAAACCGGCGCTACGGGAATTTCGATTGTGGGGTCTCATTCGATTCAGAGGAATATTGAAAATATGCTGCAGGGCACTTTCGTGGCGATGGCCATCGTCTCCCTGCTGCTGTTCGCCATATTCAGAAGTATACGCTTGGGACTGATCAGTGTGATCCCCAATTTCATTCCGGCCGCCATAGCCATGGGACTGTGGGGGTATCTGGTGGGAGAGGTAGGAGTTCCGGCGGCGGTCGTCACCGCTATAGCATTCGGCATCATCGTGGACGACACGATCCACTTCATGACAAAATACACGGATAGCAGAAAAGCGGGGAAACTGCCTTCGGAGTCCGTTCAGATTGCCTTTCGCCTAGTGGGCAGGGCACTGTTTACAACTACCGTAGTGTTTGGTCTGGGCTTTATGGTGTTCGGAGCATCCGGGGTGGTTGGAAACCAAGTGCTTGGTCTTTTAGTGGGAATAACGGTAATTATCGCTCTACTGGCAGATTTTTTCTTTCTTCCACCACTTCTGATGCTACTTGACGAGACCAAGGAAACCACCGAGGAGATCAGGGAGCGATTAAGGGGCTCAACCGCATAGATCGCAAAGATTCCACTGTGCGACATGGAAAAGCTGAATAGTATGCCGAAATCGGCATAAACATCCCTGCATACCTTTACGGATTATAATACTGACCATCGGGATAGAACTGCCTGCAGTAGCGCCGATACTTCCCGATATCGCCGTCAACACTGCAAAGCCTCGGAAGTGACCGATGTTTCAGATTTTTCCAGATGACTACATCCTGCATGACGTCATGCTCCTGGGATGAAATGAGGACCTTGTTCATGAGGCGGGTCCTGAGTCCCACGGGAAGGAGCCGCAGCCCGTGGCCCACTCCCTTCGGATTACGAAGTTGTCGCACTTGGCTCACCAGCGTCAGTTCAATAAATTTGCCATCAGTCGGTGTTGAAAGCACCCACAGGCGGGTGTCCATGTTGATCGAATGTTCGTGAACCTCGACAAGTGAATAGCCAAGCCCGTGTATGCTGGCGACCGCAGAAACGTCGTACTCGAAAAGCTTGATGCCGGCAACCGTAAGGTTACGTTTGAAGTTAAAGGAGTTCCTGAGGAAGGAGCCGTCAATCGATACCGAACCGACAATGTTCACGCTGTTGTAGTGGTGCACATAGTTAAGGTGTGCGACATCCACGGAGTTCTCGGTAGTTTCCTGGGGATGTCCCGGGAAACGGAGGTGGCAGAATTCCATCCCGCCCCAGTCGGTATCCGTTGTGGAAATTTCGGGCAGGTGCCATTGAGGTTCTCGACCGCCGCTGCCCCACCAACCAAAAATGAGACCCTCTATCTCTCGTGTCTCGAACACCTTCAGCTTGGCGGTTTTTGGCGGAGGAGCAAAGGGTGTCGCCACGCATTGACCGCTCACATCAAACTCGAAACCGTGAAAAGGACACACTAGGGAACCGTTGCGCACCTTCCCCCCTGCCTCAGGACCAAGATCGGCTCCAAGATGCGGACAGACCGCCTCAGCAACACAAACGTTCCCTTCCCCGTTGGACCAGACAACAATCTGTTCTCCAAGCCAGGTTCTCTTCAGGAGTCCCTTTTTTTCAATCATCTTGCGGCTGGCGACGAAATACCAGCCTTCCGGAAATGGGTAAAGCAAGGATTCATCCTTGCGCACGTTTGAGTTTGGATTCATTTGCTGTTACTCCGCTTATCCAGCGTTAAGTATCAGAAATGCATTTGCATTAGCCTCAGGGAATTATATATCTAAACAGAAAAAGTGTAAACACACTGCTCTCTCCCATCGTTTTGCCTGCCTTTTGTGTCTGGCTCAATGCACGGCCAGTCTGTTCTCTTAACACAAGCCCATAACTTGTCATTACGAAATGTTTTGGTTGCAGACAAAATGGCACCCGTCCAGCCAGGTTGATCTTGAAGTTGCATCTTTCATTAAATACTATACTAGCGTTGGTGGTAATCGGTCGTTGTTACAGAATTCTTAATAGTGAGTTTCCGCACGGAAGAACTTCCGTAAACTCATGGGAGAGGCGGGAGACCTTGAAGTTTTCGGGGCCAAGTTTCCCAGAATGCAGATGTTGACGGTTCAGAATATCATAGAGGGGAAAAGAGAGAGGCAGATGCCTCTGCTTCCGTGAACTATGGAAAATCTTAGATACATAATCAGTTACCTATTGGGATTTGCGGTTATTGCTCTTGTGGTGGTCTTGATAATACTCGGCGGTGTTAGTCTAGTTCGCTGGATTTCTGGGTAATTAAAGGGTTAAGTCCATAGCTACTTATTGCGGAGAATAATCCCTTTATAGGGAAAACCTGCCATGCAGCTCCGCAAATTACTGAACAGACTGAAGGCCGCGTACAGGGGGTCGAGGGCATACCTTAGGGAGTTAATAAACTGCGCGTCTTGCAATTTCTTTAAGCATCTGCCTGAAAATAACCCAGTGAGTGGGGTAAAGACCATACCAATAGATCAGGCCACCTAGGCCCAGGGGTCGGAAAACTGCTGTCTGCGTTATTCGACTGCCCCCTTCAGCGGGCTCGACTTCAAACTGAACAAAAGACTTACCGAAAAGAATACATAATAAATATAAATAAAAATTTTTGATATTCACAAACCCCCTGTAAATAAAGGCGATTGTGTGTTTTTGTAACTTCAAACTGAAGCCACGCCTGACCGGGCAACCTCATTTCCGCTCTCAGGCTCAGCAGCCGATTCTCTTCATACGCCTCAACACGCCAGAAATCCAGAGGATCACCCGGGCGCAAGTCGGTCGGATGCCGCCTGCCCCTCCGCATGCCTACTCCGCCCACCAGCAGATCAACCAGGCCGCGCAGATACCAGATCCAGGTGGCAAAATACCAGCCCTGCTCTCCGCCAATGCGCCGTATGGGCGCAAAGGCCCGCGGGGGGTCCACGTTGACGA includes these proteins:
- a CDS encoding HAMP domain-containing protein; translation: MFSKLWNRISTQLYISYAGAVVLIIIVSLMALFFLSQIGKVQQTVNEKNIPEMTSAFAIAQQTAMLVAAAPRLTASTPEQFRTVVGTVDLQADAFKTQLSAMMENQGESEQARQIQSDGVAIIQNIERIKLLVRKRFDLRESSLNLRDELRGIQSKITPIIINEIDDQMFYLMTGHRSLDAVQSPRSVHFSEPEFLIYRRLFELREAAVVASQLLATTFVVTDAAMLQPLRERFEAAAGSTSRSLDALEKYEQEGGDLHDQLSGIFEDLVSFGKRENNGFDLRSRELAVDDELSALLLKNQVLGIDIVARVESVVNDSSIAAGEMASKAAAVTATSTKVLLAFNIVTISGGILFGWLLVHRRLIQRLERISSQMQEMADGNLEIAVDTRGNDEIAQLAKALEVFRYNALEVQRLNLVETLANQLQEKNEELAHTNEELERAQDQIVMREKLAALGQLTAGVAHEIKNPMNFIMNFSEVSQELLEELLEEVAKMEANGEAKEEYDPELVEEVAEDLTGNLKRIHEHGTRANRIITDMLKMGRGGGEWQPTDLNILLNDHALLAFHSARAADPDFQLEIQEDYSPDIGEITVQPQDIGRVFLNLVTNACYAADEKRKMLAAADDASKKDYQPTLSLSTRLVDDHIEVHVRDNGTGIPESALERIFNPFYTTKPTDKGTGLGLSLSNDIVRQHGGEFRVETEEGEYTDMIVVLPLDPVANQVTDTSGEGAEGEDPATASL
- a CDS encoding STAS domain-containing protein, with the protein product MSTQNNQLELQADQIDGVLIISVAGRIDGMNAQEFHENLDKEIGGSDNPVVLDLEKLSYISSAGLRSILLIAKTLQGKKTRFMLCSLPGPIKEIFEIAGFDKIINVLESRSDAIATITG
- a CDS encoding methyltransferase domain-containing protein, encoding MDIGKLPKKLRDAYRGSNIARRVQDFESWMERATPEAVDSGDYDHAQLVKDYYDLYSELMVWSWGESLHFAPLAPNETLEDSKIRYQRLMIDKLDLQQGMTVVDVGCGIGGPMRRVVREAGVRVVGININKIQLEKTKKLNAEAGLDHMVDYLACSFMDMSVIEDATFDRGYAIESTCHAPDKQGAFEEIFRVLKPGALFWGHEMCLTDKFDPNDSRHWDLKRDLKRGIALKDIATFGEVNQALEAAGFHIIEGKDLGASEGEASTPWYQPIESRHGMLGSALFRLPHGRRVLVAGSKLAEMVGLFPKGSAEVFRSLDQTADAYVNGGKTGIFTPLYCFLARKPH
- a CDS encoding MMPL family transporter; its protein translation is MNLESCISMIVTRRWLTIVLSLLVMLILAAGATRLIVVDVDFRNHFSKSDPHLLALEQLEETYALSDVVLVAVAPHNGTIFTRETLVAIEEMTKQLWRTPYATRVDSISNYTHSEGFEDELVVEQLIDEASSLSDTDIQRIMDIALGTEEVAGRFVSRDGRVAGLVVSIILPDDNRELAKREVTDYLYETVADAGEKYTSTDYHLLGGLILNRVIGDAIDDETAILGPIALGTMLLVALILIRSIWGTLAIVLMITAVIPSALGFAGWTGLKLFGESGAAMFVLMAVTVAHSVHIIEAMAVGLRQGMTRTEAAIYAVRVDVWPIFLTSFTTAIGFLSLNFVDMPPFKVMGNIVAFGSVCAFVFSVTLLPAFLSLLPIRPRKIRENKQDFFDRLGRFVISYRTILLCSFGIMTVFLVAGISKIELRENWLEVLDESYEFRRSADFLSENFPGVETYEYSLDSGREGAVTDIEYLKQVESFADWYREQPEFVHIFSIADIMKRLNKNLHGDNPDYYVLPDDPELAAQYLLLYEFSLPVGRDLNNLIDHDRRATRVTVSVKSMSSKEKIDLDDRSREWLRQNAPGMETGATGISIVGSHSIQRNIENMLQGTFVAMAIVSLLLFAIFRSIRLGLISVIPNFIPAAIAMGLWGYLVGEVGVPAAVVTAIAFGIIVDDTIHFMTKYTDSRKAGKLPSESVQIAFRLVGRALFTTTVVFGLGFMVFGASGVVGNQVLGLLVGITVIIALLADFFFLPPLLMLLDETKETTEEIRERLRGSTA